One segment of Aquimarina sp. BL5 DNA contains the following:
- a CDS encoding LytTR family DNA-binding domain-containing protein codes for MDSINVLIVEDNPHESDPLVAVLKTHGYTIVGVATNLKEALHIFYNTTTIDVVILDVFLDKVPDGIAFAETINAVPNASKPFVFLTSATDRSIFERAKLTQPFSYLLKPFNELELLYAIEMAVERFYAQKDTFLSEDEDTVISETYLYIKKGKILKKVFLEDIIYIEVEEKYCNIVTPKEKFVILISLTKILNLLDDTMFSRTHRNYVVNMQKIEEIIPSDNLIVLSGNHHITLSEKYKNIIKRVRTLK; via the coding sequence ATGGATAGTATAAACGTACTTATTGTAGAAGATAATCCTCACGAGAGTGACCCCCTAGTTGCGGTGCTTAAAACTCATGGCTATACTATTGTGGGTGTCGCGACAAACCTAAAAGAAGCACTTCATATTTTTTACAACACTACTACTATCGATGTTGTCATTCTAGATGTTTTTTTAGATAAAGTGCCTGATGGTATTGCTTTTGCCGAAACAATTAATGCGGTACCCAATGCTTCAAAACCTTTTGTTTTTTTAACCAGCGCTACTGATCGATCTATATTCGAAAGGGCTAAATTAACCCAACCCTTTAGTTATTTACTAAAACCTTTTAATGAGCTAGAGTTATTGTATGCTATAGAAATGGCGGTAGAACGATTCTATGCGCAAAAAGACACTTTTTTAAGCGAGGATGAGGATACGGTAATTAGTGAAACATATTTATACATTAAAAAAGGAAAAATTCTAAAGAAAGTATTTCTTGAGGATATTATTTATATAGAAGTAGAAGAAAAGTATTGTAATATCGTTACCCCAAAAGAAAAATTCGTCATTTTAATTTCACTAACTAAGATTCTGAATCTATTGGATGATACTATGTTTAGTAGAACCCACAGAAATTATGTCGTAAATATGCAAAAGATAGAAGAAATTATACCATCGGATAATCTTATTGTTCTTTCAGGAAATCATCATATTACGTTGAGCGAAAAATATAAAAATATTATAAAAAGAGTACGAACATTAAAATAA
- a CDS encoding tetratricopeptide repeat-containing sensor histidine kinase has protein sequence MIANISFSQQKKEQSLFEKEIKIHSDPFIREKHFYKAQSFFLQKEWDSTLVYSAKQLSQSVKDSKLRDYCHFFRAYSFNKIKLFEEAKKEFAKISSDFKFYTRVNIYLGEIALELSEFQKAIDYFTRIEKLDVNDYGLIGVKKSGVEHNLGICYLHLKQYDKAESYLLQSIEAPEIKTDTLKLIRFYGGMAISNYEQYKDQLAIGYFLKAYQLSKYTDDYTIRQNTALNMAVVEENRKKFSDALRYRKEYEKWTDSLNNQNKIWEVAQIEKEFAIKEKQKEVSLLQAENKAKIAERNGLFYSAIALLVLLVTAVFFYKEKVKVTKIITTQKEDLDALNATKDQILSILSHDLRSSIIALKYSNRLLSDELNPKKLDNVNNLLDQNSTMVNSLYNLLDNLLHWALSQTKQSYFEITSLHLFPITEQVVYNYLPLMKEKNITFTNKVLKSDMILADQESLKIVLRNLVDNAIKFSEQEGAISLYTENNDHGYCDLIVEDTGAGMTEVTRLELLKDSVLLAKKEHEDVIGTGLGLQLCKTMIKKNQGKFSIDSTLGKGTKMIVSLPKALNNG, from the coding sequence ATGATCGCTAATATTTCTTTTTCACAACAAAAAAAAGAGCAAAGTCTTTTTGAAAAAGAAATTAAAATACATAGTGATCCGTTTATCAGAGAAAAGCATTTTTATAAAGCACAATCATTCTTTTTGCAAAAAGAATGGGACTCTACCTTGGTGTATTCTGCAAAACAACTTAGTCAATCAGTAAAGGATTCTAAGCTTCGGGATTATTGTCATTTTTTTAGAGCGTATAGTTTTAATAAAATAAAGTTGTTTGAAGAAGCTAAAAAAGAATTTGCCAAAATTTCTTCTGACTTTAAATTTTATACTCGTGTAAACATATATTTAGGCGAGATTGCTTTGGAGCTAAGCGAATTTCAAAAAGCGATTGATTATTTTACTAGAATAGAGAAATTAGATGTAAATGATTATGGGCTTATAGGTGTCAAAAAAAGTGGTGTAGAACATAATTTAGGGATTTGTTATTTACACCTAAAACAATATGATAAAGCGGAGTCCTATTTGTTACAAAGTATTGAAGCTCCTGAAATAAAAACCGATACGTTAAAGCTTATCCGTTTTTACGGCGGTATGGCCATTTCAAATTATGAGCAGTACAAGGACCAATTAGCGATAGGATATTTTCTAAAGGCCTATCAATTATCCAAATATACAGATGACTATACAATAAGGCAAAATACGGCACTTAATATGGCAGTGGTAGAGGAGAATAGGAAAAAATTCTCGGATGCTTTACGATATAGAAAAGAATATGAAAAATGGACAGACTCCCTGAATAACCAGAATAAAATTTGGGAAGTCGCTCAGATAGAAAAAGAATTTGCCATAAAAGAAAAACAAAAAGAAGTTAGTCTACTACAGGCAGAAAACAAAGCAAAGATAGCAGAGCGTAATGGGTTATTTTATTCTGCGATTGCATTATTAGTACTGTTAGTAACCGCTGTTTTTTTTTATAAAGAAAAAGTAAAGGTCACTAAGATTATCACAACCCAAAAAGAAGACTTGGATGCGTTAAATGCAACCAAAGATCAAATTTTATCTATTTTAAGTCACGACCTGCGTTCTTCTATCATAGCATTAAAATATAGTAATAGGTTACTGTCGGATGAATTAAATCCTAAAAAGCTTGATAACGTAAACAATCTACTTGATCAAAACAGTACTATGGTAAATAGTTTATATAATTTATTAGATAACTTATTGCATTGGGCATTATCACAAACGAAACAATCGTATTTTGAGATTACTTCGCTGCATTTGTTTCCTATTACAGAACAGGTAGTATATAATTATTTGCCGCTTATGAAAGAAAAAAATATCACGTTTACCAATAAGGTTTTAAAAAGTGATATGATCTTGGCCGATCAGGAATCTTTAAAAATAGTACTTCGTAATTTAGTTGATAATGCCATCAAATTTTCTGAACAGGAGGGAGCAATAAGCTTGTATACAGAAAATAATGATCACGGGTATTGCGACCTTATAGTAGAAGATACGGGTGCTGGGATGACAGAGGTTACTAGGTTAGAACTTTTAAAAGATTCTGTTTTATTGGCTAAAAAAGAACATGAAGATGTTATTGGTACTGGCTTAGGCTTACAGTTATGTAAGACAATGATTAAAAAAAATCAAGGGAAATTTTCTATTGATAGTACCCTAGGAAAAGGTACAAAAATGATTGTATCTTTACCCAAAGCACTAAATAATGGATAG